From one Halosimplex rubrum genomic stretch:
- a CDS encoding S8 family serine peptidase, translating to MDSCGTQSDAYFGEFYGTSSACPHVAGVVGLLADIRKLSNADIRDALFSTARDIDDGSVGAPVNRKIGYGYLDAEAARNELDIPISVSATGDTTAGGGTVDLSISAVDIDQIIVDGLWTDWTVDSAQSDGSTFTNNTSSHGRSNYSWERAQISVSPSPTVNLPARYIGGIYEVTVTGTGQTGQSVQRQQSRFPDFIEPGLYISGAIESGERCKQLNVRRQVRGPQFVRIRLAPQ from the coding sequence ATGGACTCATGTGGAACTCAGTCGGATGCCTATTTTGGAGAGTTCTATGGCACTTCGTCAGCTTGCCCGCATGTTGCTGGGGTCGTTGGATTGCTCGCGGATATTCGAAAGCTCTCTAATGCAGACATTAGAGACGCGCTCTTTTCGACTGCTCGTGATATTGATGACGGCAGTGTTGGGGCCCCAGTAAACAGAAAAATTGGTTACGGATATCTCGACGCAGAAGCCGCCCGCAATGAACTGGATATCCCGATATCCGTTTCTGCAACTGGCGACACAACGGCTGGTGGCGGCACCGTAGATCTCTCTATCTCAGCAGTAGATATTGACCAAATAATAGTTGACGGTCTTTGGACAGATTGGACGGTTGATTCTGCACAATCTGATGGTAGTACCTTCACAAACAATACCAGTAGTCATGGTCGTAGCAACTATTCCTGGGAGAGAGCCCAAATTTCTGTCTCTCCGTCACCCACCGTTAATCTCCCAGCACGCTATATTGGTGGCATCTATGAGGTGACAGTAACTGGGACAGGACAGACGGGACAATCAGTACAACGGCAACAATCAAGGTTTCCTGATTTTATAGAGCCCGGCCTGTATATTAGCGGGGCAATTGAAAGTGGTGAGCGGTGCAAGCAGTTGAATGTACGACGGCAGGTCCGTGGTCCTCAATTTGTCAGAATACGATTAGCACCTCAATGA
- a CDS encoding outer membrane protein assembly factor BamB family protein gives MSESNPSKIAGGLAQKVTDSGLEGAKVDAEEKLPLYVRAEPGQVEDVKDAIEDHRIDIRSEDAGYIGVDVPAKKVLNLANEKSVRHLQERSAPKAHAVADKYISEGIEVMNTDTLQNEGITGDGARIAIIDHTFHTGNPKYADQIIATIGPDSQFTSDSEYDGTSKQHGTACAEIVADIAPDAELILASALGPRTPSELFDAIETYDPDGATMSLGYSTSLRIDGEDPISSRIDEFTDGGRLFANSAGNEADGGHWDGQFENNGENLLVFDTSLSTPTRYPVQMDPMYTPAEIHIHWDADWAQDNQRYEARLYETEDATDPIITQQTYDPIEIVSLSPSQHGGGGLSTYYLEIEKINATGDEHFDMFYWGRAFFDGPTTASRSIGIPATSPDENLLAVAAVQATSTGITDKENLKPYSSRGPTQDGRRGIDIAGPSMVSTTAVGEYGGYGALEDDGGFNGTSAASPHIGGAIGLLFGDQVNASVATAREKLTVSGHSISDSAVVDPSEFNTRIGWGYLDAEAAAFTKDRRWRYETNHWVSSSPTVVNGTAYAGSADEKVYAIDTETGSQEWEFDAGARVFSSPTVVGGNVYVGAGHWSTTTSDSAQVEESAGDGPEGATNIEQQTTQESSAETMVYALDADTGDKQWGFSTGGIVQSSPTVYDGTVYVGSFDNHLYALDTATGNKEWEFSTDGEVRSSPTVANGTVYIGSNDNSIYAIDAASGEKNWEVPTGGRVGSSPTVVNGTAYVGSSDNYLYSIDAANGDVLWRFETSGMIWSSSTVANGTVYFQSSDGYVYAVDATNGDLVWSFNIGVGGESSPTVAGGTVYVGGADNKIYGLDVTDGSIVWEAVTYDVLVSAPTVVDGTLYVGSADNALYAVRIDGNDLSDGSRVELGSLGHNRIWANAAVSRSPSVSASGASITRGGQADITVSAHDVEQIVFEKLWTDWKIVSENPGDGSPDSQLSQEGRYELTWPEPIDSASPSITVELPDPPYVGGTYEVTITGTSSDTSVTDTALIQIK, from the coding sequence ATGAGCGAAAGTAACCCATCAAAGATCGCAGGCGGACTAGCGCAGAAAGTGACAGATAGCGGGCTGGAAGGGGCAAAAGTGGACGCCGAAGAAAAGTTGCCACTCTATGTGAGAGCAGAGCCTGGGCAAGTAGAGGATGTTAAGGATGCTATTGAAGATCATAGAATTGATATCCGGTCAGAAGACGCCGGATATATCGGTGTGGATGTTCCTGCGAAGAAGGTATTGAATCTCGCAAATGAAAAGTCAGTCCGCCACCTTCAGGAACGAAGTGCTCCAAAGGCGCACGCAGTAGCAGATAAGTATATCTCGGAAGGTATCGAGGTTATGAACACCGACACCCTTCAAAATGAGGGAATCACAGGAGACGGCGCCCGAATTGCAATCATCGATCATACATTCCATACTGGCAACCCGAAATACGCAGACCAGATCATTGCGACCATCGGCCCAGATAGCCAGTTCACGAGTGATTCTGAATATGACGGAACATCGAAACAGCACGGCACTGCTTGTGCAGAGATTGTTGCAGATATAGCTCCTGATGCTGAGCTGATTCTCGCTTCTGCACTCGGGCCTCGAACACCCAGCGAACTCTTTGATGCGATTGAAACGTACGATCCAGATGGAGCGACAATGTCTCTCGGTTATTCTACATCGCTCCGAATTGATGGAGAAGATCCAATAAGTAGTCGTATTGACGAGTTCACGGATGGCGGTCGACTATTTGCGAATTCAGCTGGAAATGAAGCGGACGGCGGTCACTGGGATGGGCAATTTGAGAACAACGGCGAGAACCTCCTGGTATTTGACACCTCGCTTTCAACGCCAACTCGATATCCTGTTCAAATGGATCCAATGTATACTCCAGCAGAGATTCACATCCATTGGGACGCGGATTGGGCTCAAGATAACCAACGCTATGAGGCACGACTCTATGAAACAGAAGATGCGACGGACCCAATCATAACACAGCAAACATACGATCCTATCGAGATTGTTTCGTTGTCGCCGAGCCAGCATGGTGGAGGTGGGCTTTCAACGTACTATTTAGAGATTGAGAAAATTAACGCGACTGGTGACGAACACTTTGATATGTTCTATTGGGGTCGTGCTTTCTTCGACGGTCCTACAACGGCGTCTCGAAGTATCGGTATCCCCGCGACAAGCCCCGACGAGAATTTGCTTGCCGTAGCAGCAGTGCAGGCCACAAGCACTGGCATTACAGACAAAGAGAACCTCAAACCCTACTCTTCACGAGGCCCAACACAGGATGGCCGACGAGGAATAGATATTGCGGGCCCATCAATGGTGTCAACAACTGCAGTAGGAGAATATGGCGGATATGGTGCACTTGAGGACGATGGTGGATTCAATGGCACCTCAGCTGCTTCACCGCATATTGGTGGTGCAATTGGACTTCTTTTCGGTGATCAGGTCAATGCTTCCGTTGCTACTGCACGAGAGAAATTAACAGTCTCCGGGCATTCGATCAGCGACTCAGCTGTTGTCGATCCAAGCGAATTCAATACGAGGATTGGATGGGGATACCTCGATGCTGAGGCAGCTGCATTCACCAAGGACAGACGCTGGCGGTATGAAACAAATCATTGGGTATCTTCATCACCAACCGTTGTGAATGGGACAGCATATGCCGGAAGTGCGGATGAGAAGGTCTATGCGATAGATACTGAGACCGGTTCCCAAGAGTGGGAATTTGATGCTGGAGCAAGAGTATTCTCATCACCGACTGTTGTCGGCGGGAATGTCTACGTGGGTGCGGGCCACTGGTCTACTACTACGAGTGATTCAGCCCAGGTCGAAGAATCGGCGGGAGATGGGCCAGAGGGCGCAACGAATATTGAACAGCAAACTACACAGGAATCTAGCGCTGAGACGATGGTATATGCGCTAGATGCTGATACTGGCGATAAACAGTGGGGATTCTCGACTGGAGGAATTGTTCAATCATCTCCGACAGTGTATGATGGCACCGTCTATGTCGGAAGTTTCGACAACCACCTCTACGCCTTGGATACAGCAACCGGCAATAAAGAGTGGGAGTTCTCAACAGATGGTGAAGTCCGATCCTCACCAACAGTAGCTAATGGAACGGTCTATATCGGATCCAACGATAACTCGATATATGCTATAGATGCAGCGAGTGGAGAGAAAAATTGGGAGGTACCAACAGGTGGTAGAGTCGGGAGTTCACCAACGGTAGTTAATGGAACGGCCTATGTCGGATCTTCTGACAATTACCTCTATAGCATAGATGCTGCAAACGGCGATGTTCTTTGGCGATTTGAGACGAGCGGGATGATCTGGAGTTCGTCGACGGTAGCAAATGGAACGGTCTATTTCCAGTCTAGCGACGGTTATGTATACGCAGTTGATGCGACTAATGGAGATTTGGTCTGGTCTTTTAATATCGGTGTAGGCGGAGAAAGTTCGCCAACAGTTGCCGGTGGGACCGTTTACGTGGGAGGTGCAGACAACAAGATCTATGGACTAGACGTAACTGATGGCTCTATCGTTTGGGAGGCTGTGACCTATGATGTTCTTGTGTCTGCGCCAACCGTTGTAGATGGCACACTCTACGTTGGATCAGCGGATAACGCTTTGTACGCGGTCCGTATAGACGGAAACGACCTAAGTGATGGTTCACGTGTAGAATTAGGGTCACTCGGACATAATCGTATTTGGGCAAATGCAGCTGTCTCACGATCTCCCTCTGTGAGCGCATCCGGTGCATCGATAACAAGAGGCGGTCAAGCAGATATCACAGTCTCAGCACACGATGTGGAACAAATTGTCTTTGAAAAACTTTGGACTGATTGGAAAATTGTAAGCGAAAACCCAGGCGATGGATCACCAGATTCACAGCTCTCTCAAGAGGGTCGGTACGAGCTCACTTGGCCAGAACCGATAGACAGTGCTTCGCCCTCAATAACGGTAGAATTACCTGATCCACCTTACGTTGGAGGAACCTATGAAGTCACGATCACCGGCACAAGTAGCGATACATCAGTAACCGATACAGCACTCATTCAGATCAAGTGA